Proteins encoded by one window of Juglans regia cultivar Chandler chromosome 15, Walnut 2.0, whole genome shotgun sequence:
- the LOC109020457 gene encoding probable carboxylesterase 18 has protein sequence MCSSNSSHSVSPALPWKTRLSVALMSAATDLVRRPNGTINRRLISLLDFTTPANPKPINGVKSSDIIVDPIRNLWFRLFIPTATTSTSLPVLIFYHGGGFAFLSPSSKAYDAVCRRFARELPAVVISVYYRLSPEHRFPCQYDDGLDVLKFLDRNHDVSVLPDMADASKCFLAGDSAGANLAHHVVVRAFGERFRRVKIVGLVSIQPFFGGEERTESEIRLLRAPVVSLDRTDWMWKAFLPEGANRDHEAANVSGPNAVEISGLDYPDTLVVVGGFDPLQDWQKRYYEWLKKSGKEARLLEYPNSIHAFYVFPELPEASQLVEQIKDFVTSYALKS, from the coding sequence ATGTGCAGTAGTAACTCATCACATTCAGTGTCGCCGGCCCTCCCATGGAAGACGCGCCTTTCCGTCGCCCTCATGTCTGCCGCCACTGACCTCGTTCGCCGTCCTAACGGCACCATAAACCGCCGTCTCATCTCCCTCCTCGATTTTACAACACCTGCCAATCCCAAACCCATCAACGGCGTCAagtcttccgacatcatcgtcGATCCCATCCGCAATCTCTGGTTTCGCCTCTTCATTCCCACCGCGACTACTTCAACTTCCCTCCCGGTTCTCATCTTCTACCACGGCGGTGGTTTCGCcttcctctctccctcctccAAAGCCTACGACGCCGTTTGCCGTCGCTTCGCACGTGAACTCCCCGCCGTTGTTATCTCCGTCTATTACCGTCTCTCCCCAGAGCATCGTTTCCCTTGTCAATACGACGACGGTCTCGACGTCCTGAAATTTCTCGATCGCAACCACGACGTATCGGTATTGCCCGACATGGCGGACGCGTCCAAGTGCTTTTTGGCGGGTGATAGCGCGGGTGCGAACTTGGCTCACCATGTAGTGGTCAGGGCTTTTGGGGAGAGATTTCGAAGAGTAAAGATCGTCGGATTGGTATCAATCCAGCCGTTTTTCGGGGGAGAGGAGCGAACGGAATCTGAGATCCGATTATTGAGGGCGCCGGTAGTTTCGTTGGACCGTACGGATTGGATGTGGAAGGCATTCTTGCCTGAGGGAGCGAACAGGGACCACGAGGCCGCAAATGTGAGCGGGCCGAATGCAGTTGAAATTTCGGGTTTGGACTATCCGGATACACTTGTGGTGGTTGGGGGATTCGATCCGTTACAGGACTGGCAGAAGAGGTACTACGAATGGTTGAAGAAATCAGGAAAAGAGGCGAGGTTACTCGAGTATCCAAACTCGATCCACGCATTTTATGTGTTTCCCGAGTTGCCCGAGGCGTCGCAGTTGGTTGAGCAAATCAAGGATTTCGTGACTTCGTATGCTCTAAAATCTTAA